The following coding sequences are from one Mycoplasma tullyi window:
- a CDS encoding RluA family pseudouridine synthase has product MPKHTFVNNDSEKIRLDIFLTYNLDLSRNKTSFLILNDLVKVNKKLVNKNNFVLKVGDVVELEYDESIFNKVSNEILPFNKKLDIVYEDDDLIIVNKETNMLSHPTTHNEPDTLLNCLMYHNNKQKVYLAHRLDKDTTGLIVATKNFKALEKIQEQITKRTMKRYYLAIVHYPFNELRAVIDAPIGYLKDHDLKFGVENTKNPKNAITKIYVLDQNKKYALIKCELLTGRTHQIRVHMDFIKHNIVNDPLYGVKGEQRTDYKQFLHAYQLELTHPTTNVPLFFEVKPDEVFMKKLFDVHLDLNQELKGLFDN; this is encoded by the coding sequence ATGCCTAAACATACTTTTGTTAATAACGATAGCGAAAAAATTCGTTTAGATATCTTCTTAACTTATAACCTAGATTTATCTAGGAATAAGACATCATTTTTAATTCTTAATGATTTAGTTAAAGTTAATAAAAAACTGGTAAATAAGAACAATTTTGTTCTTAAAGTTGGCGATGTAGTTGAACTTGAATATGATGAAAGTATCTTTAATAAAGTAAGTAATGAGATCTTACCTTTTAACAAAAAATTAGATATCGTTTATGAAGACGATGATCTAATTATTGTTAATAAAGAAACTAATATGTTGTCTCATCCAACAACTCATAATGAACCTGATACTTTATTGAATTGTTTGATGTATCACAACAATAAACAAAAGGTTTATTTGGCTCACCGATTAGATAAAGATACAACGGGTTTAATTGTTGCTACAAAGAACTTTAAAGCGCTTGAAAAAATTCAAGAACAGATAACTAAAAGAACAATGAAGCGTTATTATTTAGCGATCGTTCATTATCCGTTTAATGAATTAAGAGCTGTAATTGATGCACCAATCGGTTATCTAAAAGATCATGATTTAAAGTTTGGGGTTGAAAACACCAAAAACCCTAAGAACGCGATTACAAAGATTTACGTACTTGATCAAAATAAGAAGTATGCACTAATCAAATGTGAGTTATTAACAGGTAGAACTCACCAAATCCGTGTTCACATGGATTTCATCAAACATAATATTGTTAACGATCCACTATACGGAGTTAAAGGAGAACAAAGAACTGATTATAAGCAGTTTTTACATGCTTATCAATTAGAACTGACTCACCCAACAACTAACGTACCGTTATTCTTTGAAGTAAAACCTGATGAAGTTTTTATGAAAAAACTATTCGATGTTCATCTTGACCTAAACCAAGAACTAAAAGGACTATTTGATAATTAG
- a CDS encoding signal peptidase II produces the protein MYTFKRYLSKTKDTLIRQFKAANTKQLIKIKYPILVLMGFVILLIVFVLRDYFLKLGIGYTSSNGFITINVITNSGVGFSLFNQNPVVPYLLQILLTIIFLITFIFSKNKALIGLLPLITFGGLGNVIDRSIPITLSNGMVENNSVLDYFQFFKSSAIFNFSDICIVTGFVLIFVMFVVDVFMDLKNKYKKSSSTTNKQLHGWKSVPEQERSKWNQWDDHKCVFCDHKMMIHEKEVICSNEQCEYIDLINNAKPISVENEENCLICKNEMIKKVDDKQVSFLACSRFNEKCYYTKKCKQVENNA, from the coding sequence ATGTATACTTTTAAAAGATATCTTAGTAAAACTAAAGATACACTAATTAGACAGTTCAAGGCTGCAAATACCAAACAACTAATCAAGATCAAATATCCCATTCTAGTACTAATGGGATTTGTTATCTTATTAATTGTTTTTGTTTTAAGGGATTATTTCTTAAAACTGGGGATTGGATATACTTCATCTAATGGGTTTATCACGATTAATGTGATTACCAATTCAGGTGTTGGGTTTTCTTTATTTAATCAAAATCCTGTTGTACCTTATTTGTTACAGATCTTATTAACAATCATCTTTTTGATTACCTTTATTTTTTCCAAAAATAAAGCCTTAATTGGATTGTTACCCTTAATCACATTTGGTGGGTTGGGAAATGTGATTGATCGATCAATTCCAATTACTTTAAGTAATGGAATGGTTGAAAACAATTCAGTTTTAGACTATTTCCAATTCTTTAAATCATCAGCAATTTTTAACTTCTCTGATATCTGTATTGTTACAGGGTTTGTTTTAATCTTTGTCATGTTTGTTGTAGATGTCTTCATGGATTTAAAGAATAAATATAAGAAGTCAAGTTCAACAACTAACAAACAACTTCATGGCTGAAAGAGCGTTCCTGAACAAGAACGCAGTAAATGAAATCAATGAGATGATCACAAATGTGTTTTTTGTGATCATAAAATGATGATTCATGAAAAAGAAGTGATTTGTTCAAATGAACAGTGTGAATACATTGATCTAATTAATAATGCTAAACCAATCTCTGTAGAAAACGAAGAAAACTGTCTAATCTGTAAAAATGAAATGATTAAAAAAGTTGACGACAAACAAGTTAGTTTTCTAGCTTGTTCACGTTTCAATGAAAAGTGCTATTACACTAAGAAGTGTAAACAAGTAGAAAACAATGCCTAA
- a CDS encoding dUTP diphosphatase, with product MITIKYTIENEGNYTLKKAYDGDGGYDIQIPNDLTIESLETKIIDTGVIFELPHNIHAQFMVRSSVAKKGIILANTIIDSNYRGHTFLIITNASKTTQHFSAGDRIASVMFIDTRTIDANIKLDKVLPDEINKITSRSDKAFGSSGK from the coding sequence ATGATAACAATTAAATACACCATTGAAAACGAAGGTAATTACACCTTAAAAAAGGCATATGATGGTGATGGTGGATATGATATTCAAATACCAAACGATTTAACTATTGAATCATTAGAAACCAAAATCATTGATACAGGAGTTATCTTTGAATTACCTCATAATATTCATGCTCAATTTATGGTGAGAAGTTCAGTAGCTAAAAAAGGAATTATTCTAGCTAACACGATAATTGATAGCAATTATCGTGGACATACATTCTTAATAATTACTAACGCTAGTAAAACTACTCAACACTTTAGTGCTGGAGATAGAATCGCAAGCGTAATGTTTATTGATACTAGAACTATAGATGCAAATATTAAACTAGATAAGGTGTTACCAGATGAAATAAACAAAATAACTTCTAGATCTGATAAAGCATTTGGGTCTAGCGGAAAATAA
- the tsaB gene encoding tRNA (adenosine(37)-N6)-threonylcarbamoyltransferase complex dimerization subunit type 1 TsaB encodes MLKKYSLFIDTCLDKINLAIFDSEKEEIYYYTSIEIHKNLVDIVISKIEDFLAEHKIKTKSIRKLYVTLGPGSFSGVRVGTNIAKTWKTVDPSLEVYTISNLKIQVPYGEGISCIDAKSNKQYVSIYRGNVGTIKIVDDEEYENLCKKNNDLSLFKNFTNVDIFENLINNINNFELTELENIKPIYLKDPL; translated from the coding sequence ATGTTAAAGAAATATTCTTTATTTATCGACACTTGTTTAGATAAGATCAATCTTGCTATCTTTGATAGTGAAAAAGAAGAGATCTATTATTACACTTCTATTGAAATCCATAAGAATTTAGTTGATATTGTAATTAGTAAAATCGAAGATTTTTTAGCAGAACATAAGATTAAAACTAAATCGATTAGAAAACTTTATGTAACACTTGGACCAGGTTCATTTAGTGGGGTAAGAGTTGGAACAAATATAGCCAAAACATGAAAGACAGTTGATCCATCATTAGAAGTCTATACGATTTCAAATCTTAAGATTCAAGTTCCTTATGGAGAAGGAATTTCATGTATTGATGCTAAATCAAATAAGCAATATGTAAGTATTTATCGTGGCAACGTAGGAACGATAAAAATCGTAGATGATGAAGAATATGAAAACTTATGCAAAAAGAATAATGATCTTTCCCTTTTCAAAAATTTCACTAACGTAGATATTTTTGAAAACTTAATCAATAACATCAACAATTTTGAATTAACAGAACTAGAAAATATTAAACCAATTTATTTGAAAGACCCGTTATAG